In Corythoichthys intestinalis isolate RoL2023-P3 chromosome 4, ASM3026506v1, whole genome shotgun sequence, a genomic segment contains:
- the gon4lb gene encoding GON-4-like protein isoform X1: MEPFWTNAVRRHEDERSESGRRFRDAPGGDAPPEESGDDDELGRLDVDLDRKSRRHNLTTRNVRDILHEVITDERVVAMMKAAIRDTRDTPMFEPKMTRSRWKTAVRGGQCADWSLSAERSSQPPQFVDIRLDAEEDSSDEEYRPLEEEDDDDDDNDDTAEESFLSDGDVNWSPKVEECGSGSQGRTVAAAAAAAPPVPTFLERLNAVEEELDRGLAYTAFSSLGMEEDKEEEEGCGALASRTRSKLPLVDVPLEQLEAELPAPDGAADEAEGEQDPHWTRWLYGLAATQHEEEADDDDDPEYNFLEDLHEPDLEDYRTDRAVQITKKEVNELLEELFLTLRDREEGPEEEEEEEREAAPQAQRTAEQRQVGRESCAAAQEQRRQALRDATNRPAPSVCVASARPRPVLRLDSAQKAQLRQQMQQHVQLLTQVHMLTRNICALKHEASVTKQYLVSGAVRPSPPPQSARAIVTGAPAAQEELRHFATRQEQVSRLSSFRARNLQEALELLEETQHATAAELPPRPPPASGRLLPAMTSATAGHAFPVLPSDVAWLLATRPVFLYPQLLPVCSLDPSRHARHQRGIFTAGEDGLIVLGLKHFEGTVQPQHLISSYLLCKSAFRLAKHIREMSGPRAPPRNVLKMFLARRSAAPQPLSCAPAEPCDRRPPVEKDPSLMPVWLKNSREIFRRTRADAPRYPRFLPRGCHLKLYPSRLQKPSHGPGPSHRRLFTLAYNASLHPICPAGAQTDSLLSSGSFLCFGEGAAVGPTPPPPARVAAPRESPSEHVGTAVRDEEERDGEEGERARGDEPRREEDERAGSEEGRGGEEERAGGDEGRGREEERAGEEEEEQGEDEKDEEEEEDDDEDFDELTQDEDEEEEEASSASEESLPAVPELPATSKRPAPERRPDGESEEERSPASEEEDVEAPKGDAGAVGKAAASEDEDVANAREEDGLRRPPRGGAGRGRGRRGPGDGAARRRARRERPGKGRGQAGPVYDRDALENDPRRQSKDAAFAHGYLHRVREALRDTPEKLEEFIHALNELERPDGPEVTGVFRKLRRILGKRTELARDFAAFLHPEQALECGLFEEQQAFERGRRFLRRLEVTFGDNPSHYNKIIKALQPGPRLGAAAVAEVTSVGRSLSPPAPLVTRASRAQLQTQMAALLKGHPHLQAEFWVFFDELRPPPARPGQFEEARWPEEGEGAEGPGLPAGGFEEVALPDDAGEADASSVRRQRRKLRSRAAEGSDWRRRPESRPHRRRGRARFRGDKASGGAAGVSESADPLYVCAAPDVSTRRRSADDDETDSPPPKRKRDEEVPSAEPPVCAKNISLTPSGEKVILWTREADRVILTTCRREGANPDTFQGISALLGNKTPGEVSQRFQDLMRLFQSAARHAGSEDEPPLEEQR; encoded by the exons ATGGAGCCTTTTTGGACTAACGCAG TGCGCAGGCACGAGGACGAGAGGAGCGAAAGCGGCCGCCGATTCCGAGACGCTCCGGGCGGCGACGCCCCGCCGGAGGAGTCGGGCGACGACGACGAGCTGGGCCGACTGGACGTGGATCTGGACAGGAAGTCCAGGCGGCACAACTTGACGACCCGCAACGTTCGCGACATCCTGCAC GAGGTGATTACGGACGAACGCGTGGTGGCCATGATGAAAGCCGCCATCAGAGACACTCGGGACACGCCCATGTTT GAGCCCAAGATGACGCGCTCCAGATGGAAGACGGCCGTCCGGGGGGGACAG TGCGCGGACTGGAGTTTGTCGGCGGAGCGAAGTTCGCAG CCTCCGCAGTTTGTGGACATCCGTCTGGACGCCGAGGAAGATTCGTCGGACGAAGAGTACCGCCCCCTAGAAGAGGAAGACGACGATGACGACGACAACGACGACACGGCTGAAGAG TCTTTTCTGAGCGACGGTGACGTCAATTGGTCTCCCAAAGTAGAAGAGTGTGGGAGTGGCTCCCag GGCCGGACggtcgccgccgccgccgccgccgcccccCCTGTCCCCACCTTCCTGGAACGCCTCAATGCTGTGGAGGAGGAGCTCGACCGCGGCCTCGCCTACACCGCCTTCTCG TCTCTCGGGATGGAGGAGGACAAGGAAGAGGAGGAAGGCTGCGGCGCACTAGCCTCGCGCACTCGTTCCAAACTGCCACTAGTGGACGTACCCCTGGAGCAACTGGAAGCGGAGCTGCCGGCCCCCGACGGCGCGGCCGACGAGGCCGAAGGGGAGCAAGACCCCCATTGGACGCGTTGGCTTTACGGACTGGCGGCGACGCAGCACGAAG AAGAAGCGGACGATGACGACGATCCAGAGTACAACTTCTTGGAAGACCTGCACGAACCCGACCTAGAGGACTACAGGACAGACCGTGCTGTTCAGATCACGA AGAAAGAAGTCAACGAGCTGCTAGAGGAGCTTTTCCTCACG CTACGGGATCGAGAGGAAGGACCcgaagaagaagaggaggaggaaaggGAGGCCGCTCCTCAGGCTCAGCG TACGGCGGAGCAGAGGCAAGTGGGCCGCGAAAGCTGCGCCGCTGCCCAAGAGCAGCGGCGCCAAGCCCTGCGGGACGCCACCAATCGACCGGCGCCGAGCGTGTGCGTCGCGAGCGCTCGGCCGCGCCCCGTCTTGCGCCTGGACTCGGCCCAGAAAGCGCAACTCCGCCAGCAAATGCAGCAG CACGTGCAGCTGCTGACCCAAGTTCATATGCTGACTCGCAACATCTGCGCCCTGAAACACGAAGCGTCCGTCACCAAGCAATATCTGGTCAGTGGTGCCGTAAGGCCGTCGCCGCCGCCTCAGAGCGCGCGCGCCATAGTAACCGGCGCACCCGCCGCGCAGGAGGAGCTGCGGCATTTCGCCACGCGCCAAGAGCAAGTGTCGCGTCTCTCGTCTTTCCGGGCGCGCAACCTGCAGGAGGCGCTGGAACTACTGGAGGAGACGCAGCATGCGACGGCGGCCGAGCTCCCTCCGCGCCCGCCACCCGCGTCCGGGCGCCTCCTACCCGCCATGACTTCGGCCACCGCGG GCCACGCCTTCCCCGTCTTGCCGTCGGACGTCGCCTGGCTGCTGGCCACGCGACCCGTCTTCCTCTACCCTCAACTGCTTCCCGTTTGCAGCCTGGATCCTTCCCGCCACGCGCGACACCAACGCGGGATATTTACCGCAGGGGAGGACGG CTTGATTGTTTTAGGTCTGAAGCACTTTGAGGGTACCGTTCAACCCCAGCATCTGATCAGCTCCTACCTGCTGTGCAAGAGCGCCTTCCGCTTGGCCAAACACATCCGCGAGATGAGCGGCCCCAGGGCGCCGCCCAGAAACGTCCTCAAG ATGTTCCTGGCCCGGCGGTCGGCCGCCCCCCAGCCGTTGTCCTGCGCCCCGGCGGAACCTTGCGACCGGCGCCCCCCGGTGGAGAAAGACCCCTCCCTCATGCCCGTTTGGCTCAAG AACAGCCGAGAGATCTTCCGGAGAACGCGAGCGGACGCTCCGCGCTACCCCCGCTTCCTTCCCAGAGGTTGCCACCTGAAGCTTTACCCGTCTCGCCTCCAAAAGCCCTCCCACGGGCCCGGCCCTTCCCACAGACGCCTTTTCACCCTGGCCTACAACGCGTCCCTGCACCCCATCTGCCCGGCGGGAGCTCAGACCGACTCGCTCCTTTCCTCCGGGAGCTTCCTCTGTTTCGGAGAGGGCGCCGCGGTCGGGCCGACGCCCCCTCCTCCCGCGCGCGTCGCCGCCCCGAGGGAGTCGCCGTCCGAACACGTCGGGACCGCCGTCCGGGACGAAGAAGAGCGAGACGGGGAGGAAGGAGAGCGGGCGAGGGGAGACGAACCGCGCAGAGAGGAAGATGAGCGGGCGGGATCGGAGGAAGGGCGAGGAGGGGAAGAGGAACGGGCGGGGGGAGATGAAGGGCGGGGGCGGGAAGAGGAGCGGGCGGGAGAAGAGGAAGAGGAACAAGGAGAGGACGAGAAagacgaggaggaggaggaggatgacGACGAAGACTTTGACGAACTCACTCAGGATGAagatgaggaggaggaggaggcgtCGTCGGCGTCCGAAGAGTCTCTCCCGGCCGTTCCGGAGCTGCCG GCGACGTCGAAACGGCCGGCTCCCGAGAGGAGGCCCGACGGCGAATcggaagaagagcgctcgcccGCGTCGGAAGAAGAGGACGTAGAGGCGCCCAAAGGGGACGCCGGCGCCGTCGGGAAGGCGGCGGCATCGGAGGACGAAGACGTCGCGAACGCTCGCGAGGAAGACGGGCTTCGGCGGCCGCCCCGGGGAGGAGCCGGACGAGGAAGAG GTCGGCGCGGCCCGGGCGACGGGGCGGCGCGGCGGCGAGCCCGTCGGGAGCGGCCCGGGAAAGGTCGCGGCCAAGCCGGTCCCGTCTACGACCGCGACGCGCTGGAGAACGACCCTAGGCGGCAAAGCAAAGATGCCGCCTTCGCTCACGGCTATCTCCACAGG GTTCGCGAGGCGCTGCGCGACACACCGGAGAAGTTGGAAGAGTTTATCCACGCGCTGAACGAGCTGGAGCGGCCGGACGGACCGGAAGTCACGGGCGTCTTCAGGAAGCTGCGGCGCATCCTGGGAAAACGCACCGAACTGGCGCGCGACTTTGCCGCCTTCCTGCATCCCGAGCAGGCGCTGGAGTGCGGGCTG TTTGAAGAACAGCAAGCCTTCGAGCGCGGCCGCCGCTTCTTGCGCCGACTGGAGGTCACCTTCGGAGACAACCCGTCCCACTACAACAAGATCATCAAGGCCCTGCAGCCCGGCCCGCGCCTGGGCGCCGCCGCCGTCGCAGAGGTAACGTCCGTCGGTCGCTCCCTCTCCCCCCCGGCGCCCCTTGTCACCCGCGCTTCTCGCGCTCAGCTCCAAACGCAAATGGCGGCCCTGCTCAAGGGACACCCTCACCTACAAGCTGAGTTTTGGGTGTTTTTCGACGAGCTCCGCCCGCCGCCGGCCCGCCCCGGACAGTTCGAGGAAGCCCGTTGGCCGGAGGAGGGCGAGGGGGCGGAGGGCCCGGGCCTCCCCGCCGGCGGTTTCGAGGAAGTCGCTTTGCCCGACGACGCCGGCGAGGCGGACGCCTCCTCCGTTCGGCGTCAAAGGAGGAAGCTGCGCTCCCGCGCCGCCGAG GGATCCGACTGGCGGCGCCGCCCCGAAAGCCGCCCGCACCGTCGGAGGGGACGCGCCCGCTTCCGCGGCGACAAG GCCTCCGGGGGCGCGGCCGGAGTCTCGGAGAGCGCCGACCCGCTTTACGTTTGCGCGGCGCCCGACGTATCTACGCGGCGACGGTCCGCGGACGACGACGAGACGGACTCTCCGCCTCCCAAGAGGAAACGGGACGAGGAAGTCCCTTCCGCCGAACCGCCCGTGTGTGCCAAAAACATTTCTCTGACGCCCAGCGGAGAGAAGGTCATCCTGTGGACCAG GGAGGCCGATCGGGTCATTTTGACCACGTGTCGACGGGAGGGGGCCAATCCCGACACCTTCCAGGGCATCTCTGCTCTGTTAGGCAACAAGACGCCCGGCGAG GTTTCTCAACGCTTTCAGGACTTGATGCGTCTTTTCCAGAGCGCGGCCCGGCACGCCGGCTCCGAAGACGAGCCGCCTTTGGAAGAACAGCGCTga
- the gon4lb gene encoding GON-4-like protein isoform X2 — protein sequence MEPFWTNAVRRHEDERSESGRRFRDAPGGDAPPEESGDDDELGRLDVDLDRKSRRHNLTTRNVRDILHEVITDERVVAMMKAAIRDTRDTPMFEPKMTRSRWKTAVRGGQCADWSLSAERSSQPPQFVDIRLDAEEDSSDEEYRPLEEEDDDDDDNDDTAEESFLSDGDVNWSPKVEECGSGSQGRTVAAAAAAAPPVPTFLERLNAVEEELDRGLAYTAFSSLGMEEDKEEEEGCGALASRTRSKLPLVDVPLEQLEAELPAPDGAADEAEGEQDPHWTRWLYGLAATQHEEEADDDDDPEYNFLEDLHEPDLEDYRTDRAVQITKKEVNELLEELFLTLRDREEGPEEEEEEEREAAPQAQRTAEQRQVGRESCAAAQEQRRQALRDATNRPAPSVCVASARPRPVLRLDSAQKAQLRQQMQQHVQLLTQVHMLTRNICALKHEASVTKQYLVSGAVRPSPPPQSARAIVTGAPAAQEELRHFATRQEQVSRLSSFRARNLQEALELLEETQHATAAELPPRPPPASGRLLPAMTSATAGHAFPVLPSDVAWLLATRPVFLYPQLLPVCSLDPSRHARHQRGIFTAGEDGLIVLGLKHFEGTVQPQHLISSYLLCKSAFRLAKHIREMSGPRAPPRNVLKMFLARRSAAPQPLSCAPAEPCDRRPPVEKDPSLMPVWLKNSREIFRRTRADAPRYPRFLPRGCHLKLYPSRLQKPSHGPGPSHRRLFTLAYNASLHPICPAGAQTDSLLSSGSFLCFGEGAAVGPTPPPPARVAAPRESPSEHVGTAVRDEEERDGEEGERARGDEPRREEDERAGSEEGRGGEEERAGGDEGRGREEERAGEEEEEQGEDEKDEEEEEDDDEDFDELTQDEDEEEEEASSASEESLPAVPELPATSKRPAPERRPDGESEEERSPASEEEDVEAPKGDAGAVGKAAASEDEDVANAREEDGLRRPPRGGAGRGRGRRGPGDGAARRRARRERPGKGRGQAGPVYDRDALENDPRRQSKDAAFAHGYLHRVREALRDTPEKLEEFIHALNELERPDGPEVTGVFRKLRRILGKRTELARDFAAFLHPEQALECGLFEEQQAFERGRRFLRRLEVTFGDNPSHYNKIIKALQPGPRLGAAAVAELQTQMAALLKGHPHLQAEFWVFFDELRPPPARPGQFEEARWPEEGEGAEGPGLPAGGFEEVALPDDAGEADASSVRRQRRKLRSRAAEGSDWRRRPESRPHRRRGRARFRGDKASGGAAGVSESADPLYVCAAPDVSTRRRSADDDETDSPPPKRKRDEEVPSAEPPVCAKNISLTPSGEKVILWTREADRVILTTCRREGANPDTFQGISALLGNKTPGEVSQRFQDLMRLFQSAARHAGSEDEPPLEEQR from the exons ATGGAGCCTTTTTGGACTAACGCAG TGCGCAGGCACGAGGACGAGAGGAGCGAAAGCGGCCGCCGATTCCGAGACGCTCCGGGCGGCGACGCCCCGCCGGAGGAGTCGGGCGACGACGACGAGCTGGGCCGACTGGACGTGGATCTGGACAGGAAGTCCAGGCGGCACAACTTGACGACCCGCAACGTTCGCGACATCCTGCAC GAGGTGATTACGGACGAACGCGTGGTGGCCATGATGAAAGCCGCCATCAGAGACACTCGGGACACGCCCATGTTT GAGCCCAAGATGACGCGCTCCAGATGGAAGACGGCCGTCCGGGGGGGACAG TGCGCGGACTGGAGTTTGTCGGCGGAGCGAAGTTCGCAG CCTCCGCAGTTTGTGGACATCCGTCTGGACGCCGAGGAAGATTCGTCGGACGAAGAGTACCGCCCCCTAGAAGAGGAAGACGACGATGACGACGACAACGACGACACGGCTGAAGAG TCTTTTCTGAGCGACGGTGACGTCAATTGGTCTCCCAAAGTAGAAGAGTGTGGGAGTGGCTCCCag GGCCGGACggtcgccgccgccgccgccgccgcccccCCTGTCCCCACCTTCCTGGAACGCCTCAATGCTGTGGAGGAGGAGCTCGACCGCGGCCTCGCCTACACCGCCTTCTCG TCTCTCGGGATGGAGGAGGACAAGGAAGAGGAGGAAGGCTGCGGCGCACTAGCCTCGCGCACTCGTTCCAAACTGCCACTAGTGGACGTACCCCTGGAGCAACTGGAAGCGGAGCTGCCGGCCCCCGACGGCGCGGCCGACGAGGCCGAAGGGGAGCAAGACCCCCATTGGACGCGTTGGCTTTACGGACTGGCGGCGACGCAGCACGAAG AAGAAGCGGACGATGACGACGATCCAGAGTACAACTTCTTGGAAGACCTGCACGAACCCGACCTAGAGGACTACAGGACAGACCGTGCTGTTCAGATCACGA AGAAAGAAGTCAACGAGCTGCTAGAGGAGCTTTTCCTCACG CTACGGGATCGAGAGGAAGGACCcgaagaagaagaggaggaggaaaggGAGGCCGCTCCTCAGGCTCAGCG TACGGCGGAGCAGAGGCAAGTGGGCCGCGAAAGCTGCGCCGCTGCCCAAGAGCAGCGGCGCCAAGCCCTGCGGGACGCCACCAATCGACCGGCGCCGAGCGTGTGCGTCGCGAGCGCTCGGCCGCGCCCCGTCTTGCGCCTGGACTCGGCCCAGAAAGCGCAACTCCGCCAGCAAATGCAGCAG CACGTGCAGCTGCTGACCCAAGTTCATATGCTGACTCGCAACATCTGCGCCCTGAAACACGAAGCGTCCGTCACCAAGCAATATCTGGTCAGTGGTGCCGTAAGGCCGTCGCCGCCGCCTCAGAGCGCGCGCGCCATAGTAACCGGCGCACCCGCCGCGCAGGAGGAGCTGCGGCATTTCGCCACGCGCCAAGAGCAAGTGTCGCGTCTCTCGTCTTTCCGGGCGCGCAACCTGCAGGAGGCGCTGGAACTACTGGAGGAGACGCAGCATGCGACGGCGGCCGAGCTCCCTCCGCGCCCGCCACCCGCGTCCGGGCGCCTCCTACCCGCCATGACTTCGGCCACCGCGG GCCACGCCTTCCCCGTCTTGCCGTCGGACGTCGCCTGGCTGCTGGCCACGCGACCCGTCTTCCTCTACCCTCAACTGCTTCCCGTTTGCAGCCTGGATCCTTCCCGCCACGCGCGACACCAACGCGGGATATTTACCGCAGGGGAGGACGG CTTGATTGTTTTAGGTCTGAAGCACTTTGAGGGTACCGTTCAACCCCAGCATCTGATCAGCTCCTACCTGCTGTGCAAGAGCGCCTTCCGCTTGGCCAAACACATCCGCGAGATGAGCGGCCCCAGGGCGCCGCCCAGAAACGTCCTCAAG ATGTTCCTGGCCCGGCGGTCGGCCGCCCCCCAGCCGTTGTCCTGCGCCCCGGCGGAACCTTGCGACCGGCGCCCCCCGGTGGAGAAAGACCCCTCCCTCATGCCCGTTTGGCTCAAG AACAGCCGAGAGATCTTCCGGAGAACGCGAGCGGACGCTCCGCGCTACCCCCGCTTCCTTCCCAGAGGTTGCCACCTGAAGCTTTACCCGTCTCGCCTCCAAAAGCCCTCCCACGGGCCCGGCCCTTCCCACAGACGCCTTTTCACCCTGGCCTACAACGCGTCCCTGCACCCCATCTGCCCGGCGGGAGCTCAGACCGACTCGCTCCTTTCCTCCGGGAGCTTCCTCTGTTTCGGAGAGGGCGCCGCGGTCGGGCCGACGCCCCCTCCTCCCGCGCGCGTCGCCGCCCCGAGGGAGTCGCCGTCCGAACACGTCGGGACCGCCGTCCGGGACGAAGAAGAGCGAGACGGGGAGGAAGGAGAGCGGGCGAGGGGAGACGAACCGCGCAGAGAGGAAGATGAGCGGGCGGGATCGGAGGAAGGGCGAGGAGGGGAAGAGGAACGGGCGGGGGGAGATGAAGGGCGGGGGCGGGAAGAGGAGCGGGCGGGAGAAGAGGAAGAGGAACAAGGAGAGGACGAGAAagacgaggaggaggaggaggatgacGACGAAGACTTTGACGAACTCACTCAGGATGAagatgaggaggaggaggaggcgtCGTCGGCGTCCGAAGAGTCTCTCCCGGCCGTTCCGGAGCTGCCG GCGACGTCGAAACGGCCGGCTCCCGAGAGGAGGCCCGACGGCGAATcggaagaagagcgctcgcccGCGTCGGAAGAAGAGGACGTAGAGGCGCCCAAAGGGGACGCCGGCGCCGTCGGGAAGGCGGCGGCATCGGAGGACGAAGACGTCGCGAACGCTCGCGAGGAAGACGGGCTTCGGCGGCCGCCCCGGGGAGGAGCCGGACGAGGAAGAG GTCGGCGCGGCCCGGGCGACGGGGCGGCGCGGCGGCGAGCCCGTCGGGAGCGGCCCGGGAAAGGTCGCGGCCAAGCCGGTCCCGTCTACGACCGCGACGCGCTGGAGAACGACCCTAGGCGGCAAAGCAAAGATGCCGCCTTCGCTCACGGCTATCTCCACAGG GTTCGCGAGGCGCTGCGCGACACACCGGAGAAGTTGGAAGAGTTTATCCACGCGCTGAACGAGCTGGAGCGGCCGGACGGACCGGAAGTCACGGGCGTCTTCAGGAAGCTGCGGCGCATCCTGGGAAAACGCACCGAACTGGCGCGCGACTTTGCCGCCTTCCTGCATCCCGAGCAGGCGCTGGAGTGCGGGCTG TTTGAAGAACAGCAAGCCTTCGAGCGCGGCCGCCGCTTCTTGCGCCGACTGGAGGTCACCTTCGGAGACAACCCGTCCCACTACAACAAGATCATCAAGGCCCTGCAGCCCGGCCCGCGCCTGGGCGCCGCCGCCGTCGCAGAG CTCCAAACGCAAATGGCGGCCCTGCTCAAGGGACACCCTCACCTACAAGCTGAGTTTTGGGTGTTTTTCGACGAGCTCCGCCCGCCGCCGGCCCGCCCCGGACAGTTCGAGGAAGCCCGTTGGCCGGAGGAGGGCGAGGGGGCGGAGGGCCCGGGCCTCCCCGCCGGCGGTTTCGAGGAAGTCGCTTTGCCCGACGACGCCGGCGAGGCGGACGCCTCCTCCGTTCGGCGTCAAAGGAGGAAGCTGCGCTCCCGCGCCGCCGAG GGATCCGACTGGCGGCGCCGCCCCGAAAGCCGCCCGCACCGTCGGAGGGGACGCGCCCGCTTCCGCGGCGACAAG GCCTCCGGGGGCGCGGCCGGAGTCTCGGAGAGCGCCGACCCGCTTTACGTTTGCGCGGCGCCCGACGTATCTACGCGGCGACGGTCCGCGGACGACGACGAGACGGACTCTCCGCCTCCCAAGAGGAAACGGGACGAGGAAGTCCCTTCCGCCGAACCGCCCGTGTGTGCCAAAAACATTTCTCTGACGCCCAGCGGAGAGAAGGTCATCCTGTGGACCAG GGAGGCCGATCGGGTCATTTTGACCACGTGTCGACGGGAGGGGGCCAATCCCGACACCTTCCAGGGCATCTCTGCTCTGTTAGGCAACAAGACGCCCGGCGAG GTTTCTCAACGCTTTCAGGACTTGATGCGTCTTTTCCAGAGCGCGGCCCGGCACGCCGGCTCCGAAGACGAGCCGCCTTTGGAAGAACAGCGCTga